In Arcanobacterium wilhelmae, the following are encoded in one genomic region:
- a CDS encoding helix-turn-helix domain-containing protein, whose amino-acid sequence MSGYNIDRELIELGTNIRNWRMILGVTAQQLSERGNISRSTLRKIENGDPGVSFNSVAQALRGLGLLRTVVDSTDPLTTDIGRLRADRLNRKRA is encoded by the coding sequence ATGAGTGGCTATAATATTGACCGAGAACTCATCGAACTCGGCACGAACATTCGCAACTGGCGCATGATCCTCGGCGTCACCGCACAGCAGCTCAGCGAGCGCGGAAACATCTCCCGATCCACACTAAGAAAAATCGAAAACGGAGATCCCGGCGTCTCCTTCAACTCCGTTGCCCAAGCCCTCCGCGGGCTCGGGCTCCTCCGCACTGTCGTCGACTCCACCGATCCCCTCACCACCGATATCGGCCGGCTCCGCGCAGACCGCCTCAACCGGAAGCGAGCATAA
- a CDS encoding ASCH domain-containing protein: MSEAVEPTEENLDAFWRNAVTHMRIEPVAGFTGQDDLASLRPPAFAFGSTPEQADEAAELVLAGKKRATVSYKPEYEAEGVALPKVGEFAIMLDGAGRPRALLSNERVDVLPFSEVGADIAEAEGQPDLAKWQEDHRDFFGMVADMLGRQFKESDEIVAEVFTVAYRAE, translated from the coding sequence ATGAGCGAGGCCGTTGAACCGACCGAAGAAAATCTCGATGCTTTCTGGCGCAACGCTGTCACCCATATGCGTATCGAGCCGGTGGCAGGGTTCACTGGGCAGGATGATCTTGCGTCTTTGCGTCCGCCGGCATTCGCTTTCGGTTCCACGCCGGAGCAGGCAGACGAGGCGGCGGAGCTCGTGCTTGCTGGCAAGAAGCGCGCAACCGTGAGCTACAAGCCCGAATACGAGGCTGAGGGGGTTGCGCTGCCGAAGGTCGGCGAGTTCGCGATCATGCTTGATGGTGCGGGCCGTCCGCGCGCGTTGCTCTCGAACGAGCGTGTGGACGTTCTGCCGTTCTCGGAAGTTGGCGCTGATATTGCCGAGGCCGAGGGCCAGCCGGATCTGGCGAAGTGGCAGGAGGATCACCGCGATTTCTTCGGAATGGTGGCAGATATGCTGGGCCGCCAGTTTAAGGAATCAGACGAGATTGTCGCCGAGGTGTTTACGGTAGCCTACCGCGCCGAGTAA
- a CDS encoding LytR C-terminal domain-containing protein has protein sequence MNVEISARQRYQQQLQRRQTVVFGSILSAMVALLLLGAVFWTGLTPFPFDPGFSAPAKPISTPCPTGTKPVDPKTITAQVYNSTTRTGLAGTAAKNLQANGVTVTESSNWSGRALEPSATIFAGAGGIDSAYTLRAFFPGSTVQFDATQTNDSVYVVLGTDEKDMVAKPTAEQYATAMQPIEGCQAVKSVGDSK, from the coding sequence GTGAACGTCGAAATTTCCGCACGCCAGCGCTACCAGCAGCAACTACAACGCCGCCAAACGGTCGTGTTTGGTTCAATCCTCTCCGCCATGGTGGCCCTCCTCCTGCTCGGCGCCGTCTTCTGGACCGGCCTCACCCCATTCCCCTTCGACCCCGGATTCTCTGCGCCAGCGAAGCCCATCAGCACCCCGTGCCCCACCGGAACCAAACCGGTGGACCCCAAGACCATCACCGCGCAGGTCTACAACTCCACCACGCGCACCGGCCTCGCCGGCACCGCCGCGAAAAACCTGCAGGCCAACGGCGTCACTGTTACGGAAAGCAGCAACTGGTCCGGGCGCGCACTCGAGCCATCTGCAACAATCTTCGCCGGCGCCGGCGGGATCGACTCCGCCTACACGCTGCGCGCATTCTTCCCCGGGTCCACCGTGCAATTCGACGCCACCCAGACCAACGACTCCGTCTACGTAGTGCTCGGAACCGACGAAAAAGACATGGTCGCAAAGCCAACAGCCGAACAGTACGCTACAGCCATGCAACCTATCGAAGGATGCCAGGCCGTGAAGTCCGTGGGCGACAGCAAGTAA
- a CDS encoding type II toxin-antitoxin system HipA family toxin encodes MNHYEVCEGNTVVGDAYFTRSRHSISTTFLYRPDYLANATLAIDPTLPLVTGAQYTPGLPGAFADSAPDRWGRHLVDKAERAKAREEKRSPRTLDELDYLLGVSDDVRQGSLRFREPGKAFLGPNSTVPPLIELPKLLHAAQSVDSDDSIAAIKFLLDTGTTGLGGARPKAAIQMEDGTLALAKFPYHSDSWDVMAWEALALTLMENAGIRVPTFQLVEVGEAHALVLQRFDRAFSARIGYLSVMSALGAHDGDHRDYLDIADAIRDLSVVPHLDLHELYTRLAFFVAIGNTDDHLRNHGFLHTDDLSKRDGWTLSPAFDINPNPAPGARRATTILGADSAPDEAQALREFGSACDLDADTARDIVRSVFAAVQVWEVAATQLGIHSSERNEFREMFVGRADALREAFGL; translated from the coding sequence ATGAACCACTACGAAGTCTGTGAAGGAAACACCGTCGTCGGAGACGCCTACTTCACTCGATCACGTCACTCGATCTCAACAACGTTCCTGTATCGCCCCGATTACCTTGCCAACGCAACACTAGCCATCGACCCCACTCTCCCACTCGTTACCGGGGCACAATACACCCCTGGGCTACCAGGAGCATTCGCGGACTCGGCACCCGACCGATGGGGGCGTCACCTCGTTGACAAAGCCGAACGTGCCAAAGCCAGAGAAGAAAAACGCTCCCCGCGCACACTCGACGAACTCGACTACCTGCTCGGCGTCAGCGACGATGTGCGTCAAGGATCGCTGCGCTTCCGAGAACCCGGGAAAGCATTCCTCGGGCCAAACTCCACAGTCCCACCGCTCATCGAACTCCCCAAACTCTTACACGCAGCCCAATCGGTGGACTCCGACGACTCGATCGCAGCCATCAAATTTCTTCTCGACACCGGCACCACAGGCTTGGGCGGAGCACGCCCCAAAGCCGCCATCCAAATGGAAGACGGCACATTAGCCCTTGCAAAATTCCCCTATCACTCCGATTCATGGGACGTGATGGCCTGGGAGGCACTCGCGCTCACACTCATGGAAAACGCCGGAATTCGAGTGCCCACGTTCCAGCTCGTTGAAGTGGGGGAAGCCCACGCACTCGTCCTTCAACGGTTCGACAGGGCGTTTTCTGCGCGCATCGGATACCTCTCCGTAATGAGCGCCCTCGGTGCACACGACGGAGACCACCGCGACTACCTTGATATCGCAGACGCCATCAGAGATCTCTCTGTTGTACCTCACCTTGATCTGCACGAACTTTACACGCGGCTCGCGTTCTTCGTAGCAATCGGGAACACCGACGATCACTTACGCAACCACGGTTTCCTACACACCGATGACCTCAGCAAGCGCGACGGCTGGACACTCAGCCCAGCATTCGACATCAACCCCAACCCGGCGCCCGGCGCCCGGCGTGCCACAACGATTCTCGGGGCGGACAGCGCTCCAGACGAGGCACAAGCACTGCGCGAGTTCGGGAGCGCGTGCGATCTTGATGCGGACACAGCTCGAGATATTGTACGCAGTGTTTTTGCTGCCGTTCAGGTGTGGGAAGTGGCGGCAACACAGCTTGGGATCCATTCATCGGAACGTAATGAGTTCCGGGAAATGTTTGTGGGACGTGCCGATGCGCTTCGGGAGGCGTTCGGGCTTTAA
- the rlmB gene encoding 23S rRNA (guanosine(2251)-2'-O)-methyltransferase RlmB, whose protein sequence is MAGQGRGRPGAVRKGAKKGSRGVGSGGQRRRGLEGKGPTPKAEDRTYHVAYKRKQEAEARAKRAAGPKLRGFLHTPEGFELVSGRNPVAEAVASGIPFERVFIVSSMSNDPRVTEVAQAAMERGVALVDVSRTELDKMTDGQVHQGIAIEVPEHEYADLEDLVERGAESGRPGLIVALDSVTDPHNLGAVLRSASAFRADGVLITERRSARVNATAWKVSAGAAARVPVARVTNLVRALEELKSQGYFVVGLAGGGEENIPTLSLADVPLVLVTGSEGAGLSRLVRETCDAIAQIPIASEMESLNASVATGIALYQIDQLRSK, encoded by the coding sequence ATGGCTGGTCAGGGTAGAGGGCGCCCCGGCGCTGTTCGTAAAGGTGCGAAGAAGGGTTCCCGTGGGGTTGGCTCGGGGGGCCAGCGCCGTCGCGGGCTGGAAGGCAAGGGGCCGACGCCGAAAGCGGAGGATCGTACCTATCACGTAGCGTACAAGCGCAAGCAGGAGGCCGAGGCGCGTGCGAAGCGTGCGGCCGGCCCGAAGCTTCGTGGTTTCTTGCACACGCCGGAGGGGTTTGAGCTGGTTTCTGGCCGTAACCCGGTGGCGGAGGCTGTGGCGAGCGGGATCCCGTTCGAGCGCGTGTTCATTGTGTCGTCGATGTCGAACGATCCGCGCGTGACGGAAGTGGCGCAGGCCGCGATGGAGCGCGGGGTGGCGCTGGTGGACGTGTCGCGTACCGAGCTCGACAAGATGACAGACGGCCAGGTGCATCAGGGCATCGCGATCGAGGTGCCGGAGCACGAGTACGCGGATCTTGAGGATCTTGTGGAACGCGGAGCGGAATCGGGCCGCCCGGGCCTGATCGTTGCACTGGATTCCGTGACGGACCCACACAATCTTGGAGCGGTGTTGCGTTCGGCGTCGGCGTTCCGTGCGGATGGAGTGCTGATTACGGAGCGTCGCAGTGCGCGCGTGAACGCCACCGCGTGGAAGGTGAGTGCGGGTGCTGCTGCGCGCGTGCCGGTTGCGCGCGTGACGAACCTGGTTCGTGCGCTGGAGGAGCTGAAGTCGCAGGGTTACTTTGTGGTTGGCCTGGCTGGCGGTGGTGAGGAGAATATCCCGACCCTCTCGCTGGCGGATGTGCCGCTGGTGCTGGTCACCGGCTCGGAGGGGGCTGGTCTGTCGCGCCTGGTTCGCGAAACATGCGATGCGATTGCTCAGATCCCGATTGCGTCTGAGATGGAATCGCTCAACGCTTCCGTCGCTACAGGAATCGCGCTCTACCAGATCGATCAACTACGCTCGAAGTAA
- a CDS encoding uracil-xanthine permease family protein translates to MSFGWKLHGNGTSIAPGEVVLPNERLSWPITIGIGAQHVVAMFGATFLVPLLTGFDPATTLFFTGVGTLLFIGITQGRLPSYLGSSFALLAPIGAVTGYVANGGAPLDPAKAALASGGIIAVGLTLAVIGVIVHFAGSGWIDRLMPPVVTGAIVALIGFNLAPAAWNNVKAAPVTATVTIVAILLVTVLFKGIVGRLSILIGVAVGYIAAVAQGEVDFSAIGKAPLVGIPHFHAPAFDFTLLGLFVPVVLVLIAENVGHVKSVSAMTGQNLDDVTGRALFADGISTAIAGVGGGSGTTTYAENIGVMAATRVYSTVAYVVAALFALVLSMLPKFGVLIATIPPGVLGGAATVLYGMIGMLGIRIWVQNRVDFSDPVNLNTAAVAMVMAIANYTLVVNGMTFEGIAMGSFGAIIIYHVMRALSRWRGTSIESASPASAPAGSELEGDAPHINPKHPRPAAR, encoded by the coding sequence ATGAGTTTCGGTTGGAAACTTCACGGTAACGGCACTTCTATTGCTCCCGGGGAGGTGGTGTTGCCGAATGAGCGTTTGAGCTGGCCGATCACAATCGGCATCGGCGCCCAGCACGTGGTTGCAATGTTCGGTGCAACGTTCCTCGTTCCTCTGCTCACCGGTTTCGATCCGGCAACAACGCTTTTCTTCACCGGCGTTGGAACGTTGCTTTTCATTGGTATTACTCAAGGACGGCTCCCAAGCTATTTGGGGTCGTCCTTCGCTTTACTTGCGCCGATCGGCGCGGTCACGGGTTATGTGGCAAACGGCGGTGCGCCGCTGGATCCGGCGAAGGCTGCTCTCGCTTCGGGCGGAATCATTGCGGTGGGTCTGACCCTCGCGGTGATTGGCGTAATTGTTCACTTCGCGGGCTCGGGCTGGATTGACCGCCTGATGCCCCCGGTGGTCACCGGAGCAATCGTTGCCCTGATTGGTTTCAACTTGGCTCCGGCGGCGTGGAATAACGTGAAGGCAGCGCCGGTCACGGCCACGGTCACGATTGTGGCGATCCTGCTGGTGACGGTGCTGTTCAAGGGCATCGTTGGCCGCCTGTCGATCCTGATTGGCGTTGCGGTTGGCTACATTGCCGCCGTCGCGCAGGGTGAGGTGGATTTCTCGGCGATCGGGAAGGCGCCGCTGGTGGGTATCCCGCACTTCCATGCGCCGGCGTTCGATTTCACGCTGCTTGGCTTGTTTGTCCCGGTGGTACTGGTGCTGATCGCCGAGAACGTTGGACACGTGAAGTCGGTTTCCGCGATGACGGGCCAGAATCTCGACGACGTTACCGGCCGTGCGCTCTTCGCCGACGGCATCTCGACGGCGATCGCCGGCGTTGGCGGCGGTTCCGGCACCACCACATACGCGGAGAACATCGGCGTGATGGCCGCGACCCGCGTCTACTCTACGGTTGCCTACGTGGTGGCGGCGCTGTTTGCGTTGGTGCTGTCGATGCTCCCGAAGTTCGGCGTTCTGATCGCGACGATCCCGCCGGGCGTGCTGGGCGGCGCGGCCACCGTGCTGTACGGCATGATCGGCATGCTCGGCATCCGCATTTGGGTGCAGAACCGTGTGGATTTCTCGGATCCGGTGAACCTGAATACGGCGGCGGTTGCGATGGTGATGGCGATTGCGAACTACACACTGGTGGTGAACGGCATGACGTTCGAGGGTATCGCGATGGGTTCCTTCGGCGCGATCATCATCTATCACGTGATGCGTGCGCTTTCGCGCTGGCGCGGGACGTCGATCGAGTCGGCCAGCCCGGCGTCGGCGCCTGCGGGTAGTGAGCTGGAAGGCGACGCCCCGCACATTAACCCGAAGCATCCGCGCCCGGCGGCCCGCTGA
- a CDS encoding YPDG domain-containing protein: MEQRLAGLTELCTGVPTLAGFPTSVGVPTSVGVPTPKPEPKTTTDEVTTPGNGKGAGKAGETVDIVFGGPDAIPAGSGIAVAGTDKSGVTPKIDTTGKVTAVIPAGTKPGTYTIPVQVTYPDQSKESDKTTITVTVVDPVAPASWGDTSTFPGKPVVSKNAGGAPAEGATVATDDPKADDSKTDPNVASVPWTELENN; this comes from the coding sequence ATGGAGCAACGCCTGGCTGGATTGACGGAGTTGTGCACGGGAGTCCCGACGTTGGCGGGATTCCCGACGTCGGTGGGCGTCCCGACGTCGGTGGGCGTCCCGACGCCGAAGCCCGAGCCGAAGACAACCACCGACGAGGTGACGACTCCGGGTAACGGCAAGGGCGCTGGCAAGGCTGGCGAGACTGTCGACATCGTGTTCGGCGGCCCGGACGCGATCCCGGCTGGTTCCGGTATCGCTGTTGCGGGTACCGACAAGTCGGGTGTCACGCCGAAGATCGATACCACAGGCAAGGTCACTGCAGTGATCCCGGCTGGTACGAAGCCGGGTACCTACACGATCCCGGTGCAGGTTACCTACCCGGATCAGTCGAAGGAGTCCGATAAGACCACGATCACCGTGACCGTGGTGGATCCGGTAGCACCGGCGTCGTGGGGCGATACGTCCACGTTCCCGGGTAAGCCGGTGGTGTCGAAGAACGCTGGTGGCGCTCCCGCTGAGGGCGCGACGGTAGCGACCGACGATCCGAAGGCTGACGACTCCAAGACGGACCCGAATGTTGCTAGCGTTCCGTGGACCGAGCTGGAGAACAACTGA